CCGACCCCGTCGGCTGCGGTCAGTCTGCCCGGGCCATGGGGGTCTGGGAAGATCCTTCGGCATCCGATCAGGCCGTCCGACTCGCCGTGGGGCGCCTTCCGTAGGCTGAGCCGCGTGACTGCTGCCTCCGGCTACGGCCTGCTGACCCTGCACGGCGAGACCGTGCTCGACGCCTGGTTCCCCTCCCCCGCGCTCGGTGCGACCGAGGGCGACGCGCCGCCGGAGCTGGCCGCGCTCGAGGGCGACGACGAGGTCCGGGGCGTACGGCGCGAGGTGCGGCTGGTGGAGATCGCCGACCTCGACGAGGCGCCGTCGTCGACCGAGGACGTCTGGCTGCGGCTGCACCTGCTCTCCACCCGGCTGGTCCGTCCCCACGGCACGTCGCTGGAAGGCGTGTTCGGCCTGCTCACCAACGTCGTGTGGACCTCGGCCGGCCCCTGCGCCGTCGAGGGCTTCGAGGCCACCCGCGCCCGGCTGCGCGCCGGCGGCCGGCACGTCACCGTCCTCGGGGTCGACAAGTTCCCCCGCCTCGTCGACTACGTGATGCCCAGCGGCGTACGCATCGCCGACGCCGACCGCGTACGCCTGGGCGCGCACCTCGCCGAGGGCACGACCGTCATGCACGAGGGCTTCGTCAACTTCAACGCCGGCACGCTCGGGGCGTCGATGGTCGAGGGCCGCATCTCCGCGGGCGTCGTCGTCGGCGACGGCTCCGACGTGGGCGGCGGCGCCTCGATCATGGGCACGCTGTCGGGTGGCGGCAAGGAGGTCATCTCGGTGGGCGAGCGCTGC
The sequence above is drawn from the Nocardioides sp. zg-1228 genome and encodes:
- the dapD gene encoding 2,3,4,5-tetrahydropyridine-2,6-dicarboxylate N-succinyltransferase, which produces MTAASGYGLLTLHGETVLDAWFPSPALGATEGDAPPELAALEGDDEVRGVRREVRLVEIADLDEAPSSTEDVWLRLHLLSTRLVRPHGTSLEGVFGLLTNVVWTSAGPCAVEGFEATRARLRAGGRHVTVLGVDKFPRLVDYVMPSGVRIADADRVRLGAHLAEGTTVMHEGFVNFNAGTLGASMVEGRISAGVVVGDGSDVGGGASIMGTLSGGGKEVISVGERCLIGANAGIGISLGDDCVVEAGCYVTAGTKVTVTDMDGKPQVVKAGSLSGVDNILFRRNSVSGAVEAVPWKGDGVALNAALHAN